One genomic window of Gammaproteobacteria bacterium includes the following:
- a CDS encoding VOC family protein, with amino-acid sequence MIEAVFQAVPILRIFDVDKAKEFYVGWLGFKVDWEYRFEVNSPAYMQVSKKSLVLHLSEHHGDCCPGSTVLVLTTEIDSLHREIMARDYPYQRPGIEMAPWNAKVMEVIDPFGNRLRFNEDIEDEQPAG; translated from the coding sequence ATGATCGAAGCGGTTTTCCAGGCGGTGCCCATCCTCCGCATCTTCGACGTCGACAAGGCGAAAGAATTTTATGTCGGGTGGCTCGGTTTTAAGGTCGACTGGGAGTACCGCTTCGAGGTGAACTCACCGGCTTACATGCAGGTCTCCAAAAAAAGCCTCGTGCTGCACTTGAGCGAACATCACGGCGACTGCTGTCCCGGCTCCACGGTGCTGGTGCTCACCACCGAAATCGATTCACTGCACCGCGAAATCATGGCCAGGGATTATCCGTACCAGCGACCCGGCATCGAGATGGCGCCGTGGAACGCGAAAGTGATGGAGGTCATCGATCCGTTCGGCAATCGGCTGCGATTCAACGAAGATATCGAAGATGAACAACCGGCCGGATAA
- a CDS encoding VOC family protein has product MADNAGNTVSTVVPTMRYRNARAAIDWLCRAFGFEQHLLVAGDNGAIAHAQLTFGNGMIMLGSASDDGFGMLVKPPIEAGGVNTQSPYVIVDDADRHYARAVAAGAEIVIDIKDEDYGGRGYTCRDPEGHIWNFGTYDPWAAKHS; this is encoded by the coding sequence ATGGCCGATAATGCCGGCAACACCGTCTCGACCGTCGTTCCAACGATGCGCTACCGCAACGCCCGCGCCGCCATCGACTGGCTGTGCCGCGCATTCGGGTTCGAACAGCATCTGCTCGTAGCGGGCGACAACGGCGCGATCGCGCATGCGCAGCTTACGTTTGGTAACGGTATGATCATGCTCGGCTCCGCCAGCGACGATGGTTTCGGCATGCTCGTCAAGCCGCCGATCGAAGCCGGCGGCGTCAACACCCAAAGCCCGTACGTGATCGTCGACGACGCCGACCGACACTATGCGCGGGCCGTGGCGGCGGGCGCGGAAATCGTCATCGACATCAAGGACGAGGACTATGGCGGTCGTGGCTACACCTGCCGCGATCCGGAGGGGCACATCTGGAATTTCGGCACCTACGACCCGTGGGCAGCAAAGCATTCATAA
- a CDS encoding DoxX family protein, with translation MASLDSISTTWAPRILSILRIVTAFLFMQHGLQKLFDFPAPPGFPVELMSLIGLAAILEIVGGVLMLIGLFTRPVAFILSGEMAFAYFMAHAPEGFWPILNGGELAALYCFVFLYFAFAGGGAWSVDSQRRGAI, from the coding sequence ATGGCAAGTCTGGATTCGATCTCCACGACCTGGGCGCCGCGTATCTTAAGCATTCTGCGCATCGTCACCGCCTTTCTGTTCATGCAGCACGGGCTGCAAAAGCTGTTCGACTTTCCCGCCCCGCCGGGTTTTCCGGTCGAACTGATGTCGCTGATCGGGCTCGCGGCAATACTGGAAATCGTCGGCGGTGTGCTTATGTTGATCGGCCTGTTCACGCGGCCGGTGGCGTTCATTCTCTCCGGCGAGATGGCGTTCGCCTACTTCATGGCGCACGCGCCGGAAGGATTCTGGCCGATACTCAACGGCGGTGAACTGGCCGCACTCTACTGCTTCGTGTTTCTTTATTTCGCCTTCGCGGGGGGCGGCGCCTGGAGCGTTGACAGTCAGCGACGCGGCGCCATCTGA
- the nfi gene encoding deoxyribonuclease V, with product MIVQHQHAWDVTPAQARAIQESLRGHVIREDRFGIVKSVAGVDAGFEDGGKTTRAAVVVLSFPALEPIEQAVARRPTSFPYVPGLLSFREIPAVLDALAQLNTEPDLLLCDGQGIVHPRRCGFTSHVGVVTDRPTIGVAKSMLIGTHDTVPEARGGWTPILHHDEIIGSALRTRVHVRPVYVTIGHKVSLNSAIDYVMRCTTRFRLPETTRRADRLASRRGQREDGESAP from the coding sequence GTGATTGTTCAGCATCAGCATGCCTGGGACGTAACGCCGGCCCAGGCGCGCGCGATTCAGGAAAGCCTGCGGGGTCACGTCATACGGGAGGATCGTTTCGGAATCGTCAAGAGCGTCGCCGGCGTGGATGCGGGTTTTGAGGACGGCGGGAAGACCACGCGCGCCGCGGTGGTGGTACTGTCGTTTCCGGCACTTGAACCAATCGAACAGGCCGTGGCGCGACGGCCGACGAGTTTTCCCTACGTGCCCGGGCTGCTCTCATTTCGCGAGATTCCGGCCGTGCTGGATGCGCTGGCGCAACTGAACACCGAACCGGATTTGCTGCTATGCGATGGTCAGGGCATCGTGCATCCGCGCCGCTGCGGTTTCACCAGTCACGTAGGTGTGGTAACCGACCGGCCGACCATCGGTGTGGCCAAGTCAATGCTTATCGGCACGCACGATACGGTGCCGGAGGCGCGCGGCGGCTGGACGCCGATCCTGCATCACGACGAGATCATCGGTTCGGCCTTGCGCACGCGGGTGCACGTCAGGCCGGTCTACGTCACCATCGGGCACAAGGTCAGTCTGAATTCGGCGATCGACTATGTCATGCGCTGTACCACGCGCTTTCGATTGCCGGAGACCACGCGTCGGGCCGACCGGCTCGCGTCGCGGCGCGGGCAGCGCGAAGACGGCGAATCCGCGCCGTAG
- the recG gene encoding ATP-dependent DNA helicase RecG — protein sequence MTAIEADALVAGSLTQLAGVGPAMLKKLARLNIHTVSELLFHLPARYQDRTRVTAISNLNHGDEAVIEGTVEHAEVLTRRRRMLIVQLNDGSGVISLRFFHFGRAQQQALARGARLRCFGEARGGNYSLEMVHPEYRHVVAGEEPVETRLTPVYPVTEGLGQPALRRLVAQVLRRLDEPAPRRADLVYDVPRECGGLSLKAALLYVHRPPPDADVGLLAAGRHPAQRRLVFEELLAHQLSQLRLRARARELPAPAIRAQGALRDAFVSRLTFVLTEAQRRVIDEISSDLAHPYPMLRLLQGDVGAGKTVVAAVACLAVVEAGYQAAIMAPTEVLAEQHYRTFTAWLTSLGLNIAWLSGRLTASSRDHALAAIASGESPVAIGTHALFQEGVKFRNLALVVIDEQHRFGVHQRLALRDKGRQDARLPHQLIMTATPIPRTLQMTAYADLDCSVIDELPPGRTPVTTVAVADTRRDEIIQRISRACGQGRQAYWVCTLIEESEVLQCRAAEDTHAQLVEALPHLRVALLHGRIKTADKQQMMAGLKAGGIDLLVATTVIEVGVDVPDASLMIIENAERLGLAQLHQLRGRVGRGDTESSCVLLYRPPLAALARERLDALRRTNDGFEIARIDLDLRGPGELLGTRQTGQPQLRIADLARDQDMLPEVSATAARMIAARSPHIEPLLQRWLGGSMRFGQV from the coding sequence ATGACCGCGATCGAAGCCGATGCGCTCGTCGCAGGCTCGCTGACTCAGCTCGCCGGAGTCGGCCCGGCCATGCTGAAAAAGCTGGCGCGCCTGAATATCCACACGGTTTCGGAACTGTTGTTTCACCTGCCCGCGCGCTACCAGGATCGAACCCGCGTCACAGCGATCTCGAACCTGAACCACGGCGATGAAGCCGTTATCGAGGGCACGGTGGAACACGCGGAAGTGCTGACCCGTCGCCGACGCATGCTGATCGTGCAACTCAACGACGGCAGCGGTGTAATAAGTTTGAGATTCTTCCATTTCGGCCGCGCCCAACAGCAGGCGCTGGCGCGCGGCGCCCGCCTGCGCTGCTTCGGCGAAGCGCGCGGTGGCAATTATTCGCTGGAAATGGTGCACCCGGAATACCGGCACGTAGTCGCGGGTGAAGAGCCGGTGGAAACCCGTCTCACGCCTGTTTATCCCGTGACCGAGGGCCTGGGCCAGCCCGCTTTGCGCAGGCTGGTGGCGCAGGTATTGCGGCGACTGGATGAACCCGCGCCGCGGCGGGCCGATCTCGTCTACGACGTGCCGCGCGAATGCGGCGGTCTGAGTCTCAAGGCTGCGTTGTTGTACGTGCATCGGCCACCGCCCGACGCCGATGTAGGGCTACTGGCGGCAGGGCGGCATCCGGCGCAGAGACGACTCGTGTTCGAGGAGTTGCTCGCCCATCAGTTGAGCCAGTTACGGCTGCGCGCGCGCGCGCGGGAACTACCGGCGCCTGCTATTCGCGCCCAGGGCGCTCTGCGCGACGCCTTTGTTTCCCGTCTGACATTCGTGCTGACCGAGGCCCAGCGGCGCGTGATCGACGAAATCTCAAGCGACCTGGCTCACCCGTACCCGATGCTGCGGCTGCTGCAGGGCGATGTCGGCGCGGGCAAGACCGTGGTTGCCGCCGTCGCCTGCCTCGCGGTCGTGGAGGCGGGTTATCAGGCCGCGATCATGGCGCCCACCGAGGTGCTGGCGGAACAGCATTATCGAACGTTTACCGCCTGGCTGACGTCGCTGGGACTGAACATCGCCTGGTTGTCCGGCAGGCTTACGGCGTCCAGCCGGGACCATGCGCTCGCGGCCATCGCCAGTGGCGAGTCGCCCGTGGCGATCGGCACGCACGCGCTGTTTCAGGAAGGTGTGAAATTCAGGAATCTCGCGCTGGTCGTAATCGACGAACAGCATCGCTTCGGCGTGCATCAACGTCTCGCGTTGCGCGACAAGGGACGCCAGGATGCGCGCCTGCCACATCAGCTCATCATGACCGCCACACCGATCCCGCGCACTTTGCAGATGACCGCATATGCCGATCTGGACTGTTCCGTGATCGACGAACTGCCGCCGGGCCGCACGCCCGTTACCACCGTCGCGGTTGCGGATACGCGCCGTGACGAGATCATCCAGCGCATCAGCCGCGCCTGTGGTCAGGGTCGTCAGGCGTACTGGGTTTGTACCCTCATCGAGGAGTCGGAAGTCCTGCAATGCCGCGCCGCGGAGGATACGCACGCGCAACTGGTCGAAGCCCTCCCACACCTGCGGGTGGCGCTGCTGCACGGGCGCATAAAGACAGCGGACAAACAGCAGATGATGGCGGGGCTCAAGGCGGGCGGCATCGACCTGCTGGTCGCCACCACCGTGATCGAGGTGGGGGTGGACGTGCCCGACGCTTCGCTGATGATCATTGAAAACGCGGAACGTCTTGGTCTCGCGCAACTGCACCAGCTGCGCGGACGGGTGGGCCGTGGCGATACCGAGAGCAGTTGCGTCCTGTTATACCGGCCGCCACTGGCGGCGCTGGCGCGCGAGCGGCTGGATGCGCTGCGCCGCACGAACGACGGCTTCGAGATTGCGCGCATCGATCTCGATTTGCGCGGCCCCGGCGAGCTGCTGGGCACGCGCCAGACCGGCCAGCCGCAATTGCGTATCGCCGACCTCGCGCGCGATCAGGACATGTTGCCGGAGGTCAGCGCGACCGCCGCGCGCATGATCGCGGCGCGCTCGCCGCATATCGAGCCATTGCTGCAACGCTGGCTGGGCGGCTCGATGCGCTTTGGCCAGGTGTGA
- a CDS encoding RidA family protein, giving the protein MRREIIATESAPRAIGPYSQAVKVGDTVYLSGQIPLEPRTMALVEGDFAAQIRRVFDNLSAVAKAAGGSLDDIVKLNVYLTDLSRFALVNEAMSEHFREPYPARAALGVAALPKGAAVEMDAIMVLG; this is encoded by the coding sequence ATGCGCCGAGAAATCATCGCGACCGAATCTGCGCCGCGGGCGATCGGCCCCTATTCGCAGGCGGTAAAGGTCGGGGACACAGTTTATCTCTCGGGGCAGATTCCGCTGGAACCGCGCACCATGGCGCTGGTTGAGGGCGATTTTGCGGCGCAGATCCGTCGAGTGTTCGATAACCTGTCGGCGGTGGCCAAAGCCGCGGGCGGCAGCCTGGACGACATCGTGAAACTCAATGTTTACCTGACCGATCTATCGCGTTTCGCGCTGGTCAACGAAGCCATGAGCGAGCATTTTCGCGAACCCTATCCGGCACGCGCCGCGCTGGGCGTGGCGGCGCTGCCCAAAGGCGCGGCGGTGGAAATGGACGCGATTATGGTGCTGGGCTAG
- the spoT gene encoding bifunctional GTP diphosphokinase/guanosine-3',5'-bis pyrophosphate 3'-pyrophosphohydrolase codes for MADAVISAPADRAIDDPTRFQVGHLCALLESYLEPAQIERVQRAYLFGAQAHAGQTRLTGEPYIYHPLAVAHTMADMRMDADSIIAGILHDVIEDTPTAKEQVAREFGQDVAELVDGVSKLTHLKFESRAVAQAENFRKMMLAMVNDLRVIVVKLADRLHNMRTLQVMPPDKRRRIARETLEIYAPIAQRLGMNTLRGELEQLGFEALYPNRYRLLDTAVRRSRGNRKELLARIETTLRNRLLEAGIESRVLGREKSLYSIYKKMRQKHLSFSQVFDVFALRLVVKNVDTCYRTLGAIHNLYKPVPGRFKDYIAIPKVNGYQSLHTVLFGPHGIPIETQIRTEEMDRVARVGIAAHWLYKSGDNSGIKAHARAHQWLKDVLEIQQSAGNSLEFLEGIKADLFPDEVYVFTPAGEIRELPRGATAVDYAYSVHTDVGNTCVAVKIDRRLAPLNSALQNGQTVEVINAPSAKPNPIWLNFVVTAKARASIRHFLKNQQHEEAVRLGRRLLETALTAYRLDIAGIARQNIELLLKDLGLDSLDALLKDIGLGGRMAQLVARRLVDTADRPPDEARSEAGLSLAIQGTEGMVVSFGKCCLPIPGDPIVGVMSAGRGLVIHRDSCRNVAVHRDKPDKWIHVFWSPAPARDFTTAIRVQSVNQRGVLAVLAAKLSDEGCNIENVSFEERDGITTTIIFVVTIQNRKHLARIMRVVRNTPEVYRVQRARG; via the coding sequence ATGGCTGACGCTGTCATATCCGCACCCGCCGACCGGGCCATCGATGACCCGACACGCTTTCAGGTCGGCCATCTCTGCGCGCTGCTGGAATCCTATCTCGAACCCGCGCAGATAGAGCGGGTGCAGCGCGCGTACCTGTTCGGGGCGCAGGCGCACGCAGGTCAGACCCGACTCACAGGCGAACCCTACATCTACCATCCGCTGGCCGTGGCGCACACCATGGCCGACATGCGCATGGATGCCGACAGCATCATCGCCGGCATCCTGCACGATGTCATCGAGGACACCCCCACCGCGAAGGAGCAGGTCGCGCGCGAGTTCGGGCAGGACGTAGCCGAACTGGTCGACGGGGTCAGCAAGCTGACGCATCTCAAGTTCGAATCCCGCGCCGTGGCGCAGGCGGAGAACTTCCGCAAGATGATGCTGGCCATGGTCAACGATCTGCGCGTGATCGTGGTCAAGCTCGCGGATCGTCTGCACAACATGCGCACCTTGCAGGTGATGCCGCCGGATAAACGGCGACGCATCGCGCGTGAAACCCTGGAGATCTACGCGCCGATCGCGCAACGGCTGGGCATGAATACCTTGCGCGGCGAACTCGAGCAGCTCGGATTCGAGGCCTTGTACCCGAACCGTTACCGTCTGCTCGATACCGCCGTCAGGCGCAGCCGTGGCAACCGCAAGGAGCTGCTGGCCAGGATCGAGACCACCTTGCGTAACCGTCTGCTGGAAGCCGGCATCGAGAGCCGCGTGCTCGGTCGCGAAAAAAGCCTGTACAGCATCTACAAAAAGATGCGGCAGAAGCATTTGTCGTTCAGCCAGGTGTTCGACGTGTTCGCGCTGCGTCTGGTGGTAAAAAATGTCGATACGTGTTATCGCACGCTGGGCGCGATCCACAATTTATACAAGCCGGTGCCCGGCCGCTTCAAGGACTACATCGCGATCCCCAAGGTCAACGGGTATCAATCGTTGCACACCGTGCTGTTCGGTCCGCACGGTATCCCTATCGAGACCCAGATTCGCACAGAAGAGATGGATCGTGTGGCGCGCGTCGGTATTGCCGCACACTGGCTTTACAAATCTGGCGACAATTCCGGCATCAAGGCGCACGCGCGCGCTCACCAATGGCTCAAGGACGTGCTGGAGATCCAGCAGAGTGCGGGCAACTCACTGGAATTCCTGGAAGGCATCAAGGCGGACCTGTTCCCCGATGAAGTCTATGTGTTTACGCCAGCGGGCGAAATTCGTGAACTGCCGCGCGGCGCGACCGCCGTGGACTATGCGTATTCGGTGCACACCGATGTAGGCAACACCTGCGTCGCGGTCAAGATCGACCGCCGTCTGGCGCCGCTGAACTCCGCGCTGCAAAACGGCCAGACGGTGGAAGTCATCAACGCGCCCAGCGCGAAGCCCAATCCGATCTGGCTTAACTTCGTGGTGACCGCCAAAGCGCGGGCGAGTATTCGTCACTTTCTCAAAAACCAGCAGCATGAAGAGGCCGTGCGCCTGGGTCGCCGGCTGCTGGAAACCGCGCTCACGGCTTACCGGCTCGATATCGCCGGCATCGCCAGGCAGAACATCGAACTGTTGTTGAAAGACCTCGGGCTCGACAGCCTCGATGCGCTCTTGAAAGACATCGGTCTCGGCGGCCGCATGGCGCAACTGGTGGCCCGGCGCCTGGTCGACACGGCTGACCGGCCGCCGGACGAAGCTCGTTCCGAGGCCGGCCTGTCGCTGGCGATACAGGGCACCGAGGGTATGGTGGTCAGTTTCGGCAAATGTTGTCTGCCCATCCCCGGTGATCCTATCGTCGGCGTGATGAGCGCCGGGCGCGGGCTGGTAATCCATCGCGATTCCTGCCGCAACGTGGCCGTGCATCGTGACAAGCCGGACAAATGGATACATGTATTCTGGTCCCCGGCGCCAGCCCGCGATTTCACCACCGCGATCCGCGTGCAGTCCGTAAATCAGCGCGGCGTGCTCGCGGTGCTTGCGGCCAAGCTTTCCGATGAGGGCTGCAACATCGAGAACGTGTCGTTCGAGGAACGCGACGGCATCACCACCACCATCATCTTCGTGGTGACAATTCAGAATCGCAAGCACCTGGCGCGCATCATGCGCGTCGTACGCAATACGCCGGAGGTGTACAGGGTGCAGCGCGCCAGAGGCTAG
- the rpoZ gene encoding DNA-directed RNA polymerase subunit omega, whose product MARITVEDCLEKVDNRFQLVLMASRRARQLARGVESYVEFQNDKPTVVALREIAEGLIGPEVLDQPVMEGWEHDLETRRSRVYIGEDDIVDEPGFGDAEKVRAFKPVRDEHEQPGH is encoded by the coding sequence ATGGCTCGTATTACCGTAGAAGACTGCCTGGAGAAAGTCGATAACCGCTTTCAGCTGGTGCTGATGGCCAGCCGCAGGGCGCGCCAGCTTGCCCGCGGCGTGGAGTCATACGTCGAGTTCCAAAACGACAAGCCCACGGTCGTAGCGCTGCGTGAGATCGCGGAAGGACTGATCGGTCCCGAGGTGCTGGATCAGCCCGTAATGGAGGGCTGGGAGCACGACCTGGAGACGCGCCGCAGCCGGGTGTACATCGGCGAGGACGATATTGTCGATGAGCCGGGTTTCGGGGACGCGGAAAAAGTACGCGCTTTCAAGCCCGTGCGTGACGAGCACGAGCAACCGGGGCACTGA
- the gmk gene encoding guanylate kinase, protein MPGTLLIVAAPSGAGKTSLVRALSESLVGVVVSVSHTTRPRRPREQEGVHYHFVDDARFQDMVDAGEFLEYAQVFDRRYGTARASVQHKLAQGLDVILEIDWQGARQVRQNLPHCLSIFILPPSRQALEQRLRARAQDSEETITGRMRAAVQEMRHYDEFDYLVVNDDFNQAVETLKVIVLASRQRLVSQAIARLELLGTLLA, encoded by the coding sequence TTGCCCGGCACATTATTGATAGTCGCAGCACCTTCCGGCGCGGGCAAGACCAGTCTGGTGCGCGCACTTTCGGAGTCACTGGTGGGCGTGGTGGTTTCGGTATCCCACACGACCCGTCCGCGCCGTCCGCGCGAGCAGGAGGGCGTGCATTACCATTTTGTAGATGACGCCAGATTTCAGGACATGGTCGACGCCGGCGAATTTCTCGAGTACGCGCAGGTGTTCGATCGGCGCTATGGCACCGCGCGCGCGAGCGTGCAGCACAAGCTCGCGCAAGGACTCGATGTCATACTGGAAATCGACTGGCAGGGCGCCCGCCAGGTGCGCCAGAACCTGCCTCATTGTCTGTCGATCTTCATTTTGCCGCCCTCGCGGCAGGCCCTGGAACAGCGGCTACGCGCGCGCGCGCAGGACAGCGAGGAAACCATCACTGGCCGCATGCGCGCCGCGGTGCAGGAAATGCGTCACTACGACGAGTTCGATTACCTGGTCGTCAACGATGATTTCAACCAGGCGGTAGAAACGCTGAAGGTAATAGTGCTGGCCAGCCGCCAGCGGCTCGTATCGCAGGCTATCGCACGCCTTGAGCTGCTGGGGACTTTGCTGGCTTAG
- the ispB gene encoding octaprenyl diphosphate synthase — translation MNLEQVNALVARDMTAVNDTIHRRLQSQVVLINQLSHYIVNSGGKRLRPMLVLLAAGACGYRGQRHIDMATIIEFIHTATLLHDDVVDASELRRGQETVNAIWGNESSVLVGDFLYSRAFEMMVEVGSLRIMRILARVTNTIAEGEVMQLLNCRDPGTTEARYMEVIESKTAKLFEAASQTGAVLGEASAPKERALAAYGMHLGTAFQLIDDALDYSASAEQMGKNGGADLADGKPTLPLIYVMHQGTPSQARVVRQVIERGGAERIDAVLEAVESTGAIAYTETVARQAADNAIDELAELPDSAYKQALIALARFSVNRSF, via the coding sequence ATGAATCTGGAACAGGTCAACGCCCTGGTCGCGCGCGATATGACCGCAGTTAACGATACCATTCACCGGCGGCTGCAATCGCAGGTGGTGTTGATCAATCAGTTGAGCCATTACATCGTTAACAGCGGCGGCAAACGCCTGCGGCCGATGCTGGTGCTGCTGGCGGCCGGCGCCTGCGGCTATCGCGGCCAGCGTCACATCGACATGGCCACGATTATCGAATTCATTCACACCGCGACCTTGCTGCACGACGACGTGGTCGACGCCTCGGAGTTGCGCCGCGGACAGGAGACGGTCAATGCGATCTGGGGTAACGAGTCCAGCGTACTGGTAGGCGACTTTCTCTATTCCCGCGCGTTCGAGATGATGGTGGAAGTCGGCAGCCTGCGCATCATGCGGATTCTGGCGCGCGTCACCAACACCATCGCCGAAGGCGAAGTCATGCAGTTGCTCAACTGCCGTGATCCTGGCACCACCGAGGCGCGCTACATGGAGGTGATCGAGAGCAAGACAGCCAAGCTGTTCGAGGCCGCCAGCCAGACCGGCGCCGTACTCGGCGAAGCGAGCGCTCCTAAGGAACGCGCACTGGCGGCCTACGGCATGCACCTCGGCACCGCATTTCAGCTGATCGACGACGCGCTGGACTACAGCGCCTCGGCCGAGCAGATGGGCAAGAACGGCGGCGCGGACCTCGCCGATGGCAAACCGACCCTGCCGTTGATCTATGTCATGCATCAGGGTACGCCTTCGCAGGCGCGGGTGGTGCGTCAGGTTATCGAACGTGGCGGCGCGGAGCGCATCGACGCGGTGCTGGAAGCCGTTGAATCCACCGGAGCCATTGCATACACTGAGACGGTTGCCCGGCAAGCGGCGGATAATGCCATTGACGAACTCGCCGAGTTGCCGGACTCAGCGTACAAACAGGCGCTCATTGCCCTGGCCCGCTTTTCGGTTAACCGCAGTTTCTGA
- the rplU gene encoding 50S ribosomal protein L21, protein MHAVIKTGGKQYRVTQGDVLRVEKLTSDVGATVDFEQVLMVTDGDDISVGTPFIDGGKVTAKVRAHGRGDKIKIVKFRRRKHYRRQMGHRQSYTEIEITGIGD, encoded by the coding sequence ATGCATGCCGTAATCAAGACCGGTGGCAAGCAATACCGGGTTACACAAGGCGACGTTCTGCGTGTCGAAAAGCTGACATCTGACGTCGGCGCCACCGTGGACTTCGAGCAGGTGCTAATGGTTACCGACGGAGACGACATCTCTGTCGGGACGCCGTTTATCGACGGCGGCAAGGTAACCGCAAAGGTCAGAGCGCACGGGCGCGGCGACAAGATTAAAATCGTGAAATTCCGTCGCCGCAAACATTACCGGCGGCAGATGGGTCACCGGCAGAGCTACACCGAAATCGAAATTACCGGCATCGGCGACTAG
- the rpmA gene encoding 50S ribosomal protein L27: MAHKKAGGSTRNGRDSESKRLGVKRFGGEQVLSGNILVRQRGTRFHPGVNVGLGRDHTLFATASGQVRFETRGARQRKYVSVVAG; the protein is encoded by the coding sequence ATGGCACACAAAAAAGCGGGCGGCAGCACGCGCAACGGCCGCGATTCGGAATCCAAGCGTCTGGGCGTAAAACGCTTCGGCGGCGAACAGGTGCTGTCCGGCAACATACTAGTGCGACAGCGGGGTACGCGCTTTCACCCCGGTGTAAATGTCGGCCTGGGCCGCGATCATACCCTGTTCGCCACCGCCAGCGGGCAGGTGCGATTTGAAACCAGAGGAGCCCGGCAACGCAAATATGTGAGCGTTGTCGCTGGCTGA
- the obgE gene encoding GTPase ObgE has protein sequence MKFVDEANIEVRAGDGGNGCVSFRREKFIPRGGPNGGDGGDGGSVYLHALRALNTLADFRHARLFSAPRGQGGMGKDRTGRQGDDLVIDVPVGTRVINAETQELIGDLTRDGERLLVAQGGRRGLGNTRFKSSTNRAPRQSTPGQPGDARMLHLELQVLADVGLLGLPNAGKSSLIAAVSAARPKIADYPFTTLYPHLGVVRIAPIRSFVMADIPGLIEGAADGAGLGIRFLKHLARTRLLLHVVDVAPLSGQNEPAKAVSAVAAELDKFDPSLATKERWLVCNKIDLLCSKRRETIKHDLRERLDWRGPMFMVSAATREGTDELTLRVMNYLEEHHAESQAVS, from the coding sequence ATGAAGTTCGTCGATGAAGCAAACATCGAGGTCCGGGCGGGTGACGGCGGTAACGGCTGCGTCAGTTTCCGCCGCGAAAAATTCATTCCGCGCGGCGGGCCCAACGGCGGTGATGGTGGCGACGGCGGCAGCGTGTACCTTCATGCACTGCGCGCACTCAATACCTTGGCGGACTTCCGGCATGCGCGTCTGTTCAGCGCGCCGCGCGGGCAGGGCGGCATGGGCAAGGATCGCACGGGCAGACAGGGAGATGACCTGGTCATTGACGTACCGGTCGGCACGCGTGTAATAAACGCGGAGACGCAGGAACTGATCGGTGATTTGACGCGCGACGGGGAGCGGTTGCTGGTCGCACAAGGCGGTCGCCGCGGCCTCGGCAATACGCGCTTCAAAAGCTCCACCAACCGCGCGCCGCGACAGTCCACGCCAGGGCAGCCGGGCGATGCGCGGATGTTACATCTGGAGTTGCAGGTGCTGGCGGACGTGGGTCTGCTCGGTCTGCCCAATGCTGGCAAATCCAGCCTCATCGCCGCCGTCTCCGCGGCGCGCCCGAAGATCGCCGATTATCCATTCACTACGCTTTATCCGCATCTGGGGGTGGTGCGAATCGCGCCCATCCGCAGTTTTGTCATGGCCGATATTCCCGGTCTGATCGAAGGCGCCGCCGATGGCGCGGGGCTGGGCATAAGGTTTCTGAAGCATCTTGCCCGCACCCGGCTGTTACTGCACGTTGTCGATGTTGCGCCGCTGTCCGGACAAAACGAGCCGGCGAAGGCAGTGTCGGCAGTCGCCGCGGAGCTGGATAAATTCGATCCGTCGCTCGCCACCAAAGAGCGCTGGCTGGTCTGCAATAAGATAGATTTGTTGTGTTCCAAACGGCGCGAGACCATCAAGCACGACCTGCGCGAGCGGCTGGACTGGCGCGGCCCGATGTTTATGGTATCGGCCGCCACGCGGGAAGGGACCGATGAGCTGACCTTGCGTGTGATGAATTATCTGGAGGAGCACCACGCTGAATCGCAAGCAGTTAGCTGA